The following proteins come from a genomic window of Microbacterium lemovicicum:
- a CDS encoding metal ABC transporter permease translates to MNWDDVYAAMFGGLPDYGDILALVANSVVAGAVLGLVGGLIGVFVLQRDMAFAVHGISELSFAGAAAALLLGADVVTGSIVGSVLAAALIGWLGARARDRNSIIGVLMPFGLGLGILFLSLYPGRSANRFSLLTGQIVSVQSSQLNWLIAISAFVLIGILVIWRPLRFDSLDPQSAAARGVPTTLVSLAFMLLLGLIVAVSVHIIGALLVMALVVTPAAAAMRIASGPLSVPLLATVFGFVSAVGGILLAIMGTLPVSPYITTISFGIYLVCRLAGRSRSRVSRDA, encoded by the coding sequence GTGAACTGGGATGACGTCTACGCCGCGATGTTCGGCGGGCTGCCCGACTACGGCGACATCCTCGCGCTAGTCGCGAACTCCGTCGTCGCGGGCGCCGTGCTCGGGCTCGTCGGGGGACTGATCGGCGTCTTCGTGCTGCAGCGCGACATGGCCTTCGCCGTGCACGGCATCAGCGAGCTGTCCTTCGCCGGCGCGGCCGCCGCCCTCCTCCTGGGGGCGGATGTCGTCACCGGCTCCATCGTCGGATCGGTGCTGGCCGCCGCGCTCATCGGCTGGCTCGGCGCCCGCGCACGGGACCGCAACTCGATCATCGGCGTGCTCATGCCCTTCGGGCTGGGGCTCGGCATCCTGTTCCTCTCGCTCTACCCCGGACGCAGCGCCAACCGCTTCAGCCTGCTGACCGGCCAGATCGTCTCCGTGCAGTCCAGCCAGCTGAACTGGCTCATCGCGATCAGCGCGTTCGTGCTGATCGGCATCCTGGTGATCTGGCGCCCGCTGCGCTTCGACTCGCTCGACCCGCAGTCGGCCGCGGCCCGCGGTGTGCCCACCACCCTGGTCTCGCTCGCGTTCATGCTGCTGCTGGGACTCATCGTGGCGGTGAGCGTCCACATCATCGGCGCGCTGCTCGTGATGGCGCTCGTGGTGACGCCGGCCGCTGCGGCGATGCGGATCGCCTCCGGCCCGCTGTCGGTGCCGCTGCTCGCGACGGTCTTCGGATTCGTCTCCGCCGTCGGCGGGATCCTGCTGGCGATCATGGGCACGCTGCCGGTGAGCCCGTACATCACCACGATCTCGTTCGGCATCTACCTGGTGTGCCGGCTGGCCGGACGCAGCCGCTCGCGGGTCAGCCGCGACGCCTGA
- a CDS encoding metal ABC transporter ATP-binding protein, protein MTPDLDSPTSPLRISGAALRRGGRELWADLDLVVHPGELIAVLGPSGSGKTTLLRAILGLERLSAGSIEALGQPVRAAGNRRIGYIPQQRPLPRDTSLRARDLVGLGVDGHRFGFPFPRRGDRARIDRLLEAVGATDFADRPVGLLSGGEQQRLRTGQALADDPRLLLCDEPLTSLDLANQQAVVALIDRHRRETGAGVLLVTHDINPVLDKVDRILYLANGRFTLGTPEEVLDSAVLSDLYGAPVFVLRAGDRLVVVGAPDAEASHHHHHDEEHPA, encoded by the coding sequence GTGACGCCCGACCTCGATTCACCGACGTCGCCGCTCCGCATCTCCGGGGCGGCGCTTCGGCGTGGCGGCCGGGAGCTCTGGGCCGACCTCGACCTCGTCGTGCATCCCGGCGAGCTCATCGCCGTGCTCGGTCCCAGCGGATCGGGCAAGACCACCCTGCTGCGCGCCATCCTCGGCCTCGAACGCCTCAGCGCGGGCTCGATCGAGGCGCTCGGTCAGCCCGTCAGGGCCGCCGGCAACCGGCGCATCGGCTACATCCCGCAGCAGCGCCCGCTGCCGCGGGACACCTCGCTGCGCGCGCGCGACCTCGTCGGACTCGGGGTCGACGGGCACCGCTTCGGATTCCCGTTCCCGCGTCGCGGCGACCGCGCGCGCATCGACCGGCTGCTCGAGGCGGTCGGCGCGACGGACTTCGCCGACCGGCCCGTCGGGCTGCTGTCGGGCGGCGAGCAGCAGCGGCTCCGCACGGGTCAGGCGCTCGCCGACGACCCGCGACTGCTGCTGTGCGACGAACCGCTGACGAGCCTCGACCTGGCCAACCAGCAGGCCGTGGTCGCGCTCATCGACCGCCACCGCCGCGAGACCGGCGCCGGGGTGCTGCTCGTCACGCACGACATCAACCCGGTGCTCGACAAAGTCGACCGCATCCTCTATCTCGCCAACGGCCGATTCACACTCGGCACCCCCGAGGAGGTGCTCGACTCGGCGGTGCTCAGCGACCTCTACGGCGCGCCCGTCTTCGTGCTGCGTGCGGGCGACCGGCTGGTGGTCGTCGGCGCACCGGATGCCGAGGCGTCCCATCACCACCATCACGACGAGGAGCACCCGGCGTGA
- a CDS encoding metal ABC transporter solute-binding protein, Zn/Mn family — MFTRRALATAALGAASVLALAGCAGAAGSASTGGSDVVRIVASTNVYGQIAQEIGGDAVEVTSLVTSGAQDPHSYEATAQDQLALSRADLVIENGAGYDAFVEALLEAAGTSVPTITAVEYSHSFPGNEGHDDDATATPTPDTSGEAEAEADGHDHAEGDGHDHIEGFNEHVWYDPHTVEHVAEAIADELSTIAPEHADDFAANAAAFVDGIAGLESSLADIAAKDAGAGVFVTEPVPVYLMDAAELTDVTPPEFSESVEEGQDVPPSTLLESLDLIDGGTVRVLIANAQTGGGETTQVIDAAKAKDIPVLEFTETLPEGDTYLQWMQKNIEDLAGALGE; from the coding sequence ATGTTCACCCGACGTGCTCTCGCCACCGCGGCCTTGGGGGCCGCATCCGTCCTCGCTCTCGCCGGCTGCGCAGGGGCCGCGGGGTCAGCCTCCACGGGAGGCTCCGACGTCGTGCGGATCGTCGCTTCGACCAACGTCTACGGGCAGATCGCCCAGGAGATCGGCGGAGACGCCGTCGAGGTCACGTCGCTCGTCACGTCCGGCGCCCAGGACCCCCACTCCTACGAGGCCACCGCCCAGGACCAGCTCGCCCTGTCGCGTGCCGACCTCGTCATCGAGAACGGCGCCGGCTACGACGCCTTCGTCGAGGCGCTGCTCGAGGCGGCCGGCACCTCCGTTCCGACGATCACCGCGGTCGAGTACTCCCACTCCTTCCCCGGCAACGAGGGCCACGATGACGACGCGACGGCCACTCCCACCCCCGACACCAGCGGCGAAGCCGAAGCCGAAGCCGACGGCCACGACCACGCCGAGGGCGACGGACATGACCACATCGAGGGCTTCAACGAGCACGTCTGGTACGACCCGCACACCGTGGAGCACGTCGCCGAGGCGATCGCCGACGAGCTCTCGACCATCGCGCCGGAGCACGCCGACGACTTCGCGGCCAACGCCGCCGCCTTCGTGGACGGCATCGCGGGGCTCGAGTCGTCGCTGGCCGACATCGCCGCGAAGGATGCCGGAGCAGGCGTCTTCGTCACCGAACCCGTTCCGGTCTATCTGATGGATGCCGCCGAGCTGACCGATGTCACGCCGCCCGAGTTCAGCGAGTCGGTGGAGGAGGGGCAGGACGTGCCCCCGTCCACCCTGCTGGAGTCGCTCGACCTCATCGACGGCGGCACGGTGCGCGTGCTGATCGCCAACGCGCAGACCGGCGGTGGCGAGACGACGCAGGTCATCGATGCCGCGAAGGCCAAGGACATCCCCGTGCTCGAGTTCACCGAGACGCTCCCGGAGGGGGACACTTATCTGCAGTGGATGCAGAAGAACATCGAGGATCTGGCCGGAGCGCTCGGCGAGTGA
- a CDS encoding TIGR02453 family protein, with amino-acid sequence MAFRGLHPDAPAFFHELEAHNTKEWWAANHDRYVEHVRGPFEELAAELEPEFGDVKIFRPNRDVRFSKDKSPYKTHIGMVSLAPVAHYLQLSAGGLLLGGGVYDVPPAGLARFREIVDHPRLSRELDEVLAQMDAANLTPMTADAVRTAPRGYPIDHPRIDLLRLRRLAVGAEEELADWMWGIDALDIISDTWRSVSIWCTWVAENLGDLIIHPESAHGR; translated from the coding sequence ATGGCTTTCCGCGGACTCCACCCCGACGCGCCGGCGTTCTTCCACGAGCTCGAGGCGCACAACACCAAGGAGTGGTGGGCGGCGAATCACGACCGCTACGTCGAGCACGTGCGCGGCCCGTTCGAGGAGCTCGCGGCCGAGCTCGAGCCCGAGTTCGGCGACGTGAAGATCTTCCGTCCGAACCGCGACGTCCGCTTCAGCAAGGACAAGTCGCCTTACAAGACGCACATCGGCATGGTCTCGCTGGCCCCGGTCGCCCACTACCTGCAGCTCAGCGCCGGCGGGCTCCTCCTCGGCGGAGGCGTCTACGACGTGCCGCCCGCGGGCCTGGCCCGATTCCGCGAGATCGTCGACCATCCGCGTCTGTCGCGCGAGCTCGACGAGGTGCTGGCGCAGATGGATGCCGCGAACCTCACGCCAATGACGGCCGACGCCGTCCGCACCGCGCCGCGCGGCTACCCGATCGACCACCCCCGCATCGACCTGCTGCGCCTCCGGCGCCTCGCCGTCGGGGCCGAGGAGGAGCTCGCCGACTGGATGTGGGGCATCGACGCCCTCGACATCATCAGCGACACGTGGCGCTCCGTCTCGATCTGGTGCACCTGGGTCGCCGAGAACCTGGGCGACCTGATCATCCATCCGGAGTCCGCCCACGGTCGTTGA
- a CDS encoding dihydrolipoamide acetyltransferase family protein, translating into MSTQTFRLPDVGEGLTEAEIVTWRVAPGDTVAVNDVVVEIETAKSLVELPSPFEGVVGELLASEGDTVEVGSPIITIAAEGASPAVAPEAAEPAADASGSVLVGYGSTGTVNSRRRKPAERPAAASGGVIAKPPIRKLARDLGVDLGTVVPSGAAGEVTRDDVVKQASQASVFRNIETPEWNAVREETIPVARPAAPPADDREESIPVRGVRKATASAMTSSAYTAPHVSVWVDVDASRTMELVKRLKASPDFADTKVSPLLIMARAVIWAVRRTPMVNAAWIETGEGAQIRVRHYVNLGIAAATPRGLLVPNIKDAQELNTRDLARALEKLTLTAREGKTTPADQQGGTITITNIGVFGVDAGTPIINPGEVGIIALGAIRQKPWVVDGEVRPRWVTTVSGSFDHRVVDGDGVSRFVADVASILEEPALLLD; encoded by the coding sequence ATGAGCACCCAGACGTTCCGCCTGCCGGATGTCGGCGAGGGCCTGACCGAGGCCGAGATCGTGACGTGGCGCGTCGCGCCCGGTGACACCGTCGCCGTCAACGACGTCGTCGTCGAGATCGAGACGGCGAAGTCGCTCGTCGAGCTGCCGTCCCCGTTCGAAGGCGTCGTCGGCGAGCTGCTGGCGTCGGAGGGCGACACCGTCGAGGTCGGCTCGCCAATCATCACGATCGCAGCCGAGGGGGCGTCGCCGGCTGTCGCGCCGGAGGCCGCGGAGCCCGCCGCCGACGCGAGCGGCTCGGTGCTCGTCGGCTACGGCAGCACGGGCACCGTGAATTCGCGCAGGCGGAAGCCGGCGGAGCGGCCGGCTGCAGCATCCGGTGGTGTCATCGCGAAGCCGCCGATCCGCAAGCTGGCGCGTGATCTCGGCGTGGACCTCGGGACGGTCGTGCCCAGCGGCGCCGCCGGCGAGGTCACGCGCGACGACGTCGTGAAGCAGGCGTCGCAGGCGTCGGTGTTCCGCAACATCGAGACGCCGGAGTGGAATGCCGTGCGCGAGGAGACGATCCCCGTCGCCCGCCCCGCCGCCCCGCCGGCGGATGATCGCGAGGAGTCGATCCCGGTCCGCGGCGTGCGCAAGGCCACGGCCTCGGCGATGACCTCGAGCGCCTACACGGCCCCGCACGTCTCGGTGTGGGTCGACGTCGACGCGTCGCGCACGATGGAGCTCGTCAAGCGGCTCAAGGCCTCGCCCGACTTCGCCGACACCAAGGTCTCGCCGCTGCTGATCATGGCGCGGGCGGTCATCTGGGCGGTGCGGCGGACGCCGATGGTGAACGCGGCGTGGATCGAGACCGGCGAGGGCGCGCAGATCCGCGTGCGCCATTACGTGAACCTGGGCATCGCCGCCGCGACGCCCCGCGGCCTCCTCGTGCCGAACATCAAGGACGCGCAGGAGCTGAACACCCGCGACCTCGCCCGCGCCCTCGAGAAGCTCACGCTGACGGCGCGCGAGGGCAAGACGACCCCCGCCGATCAGCAGGGCGGCACGATCACGATCACGAACATCGGCGTCTTCGGCGTCGATGCCGGAACCCCGATCATCAACCCGGGCGAGGTCGGCATCATCGCGCTGGGCGCGATCCGCCAGAAGCCGTGGGTCGTCGACGGCGAAGTGCGCCCCCGCTGGGTCACGACGGTCTCGGGCTCGTTCGACCACCGCGTCGTGGACGGCGACGGCGTCTCGCGCTTCGTCGCGGACGTCGCCTCGATCCTGGAGGAGCCGGCGCTGCTGCTCGACTGA
- a CDS encoding alpha-ketoacid dehydrogenase subunit beta: protein MTDAAAPAPITLPISRALNAGMRRAMEESDRVLLMGEDIGRLGGVFRVTEGLQADFGERRVIDTPLAESAIVGTAIGLAMGGFRPVCEIQFDGFVFPAFDQITAQLAKLTYRHEGALQLPVVIRIPYGGHIGAVEHHQESPETYFTHTPGLRVVSPSTANDAYWMMQQAIASPDPVIFLEPKSRYWVKGEVDVAAPALPLHASRIVRRGTDVTLVAHGAMVATALQAAALAESEGTSVEVIDLRSLSPVDYGPILDSVRRTGRMVYAQEAPGFVSLGSEISATVMERAFYSLEAPVLRVSGFNTPFPPAKLEGVYLPDADRILEAVDRALAY, encoded by the coding sequence ATGACGGATGCCGCGGCCCCCGCTCCCATCACGCTGCCGATCAGCCGCGCGCTGAACGCCGGCATGCGCCGCGCGATGGAGGAGTCCGACCGCGTGCTCCTCATGGGCGAGGACATCGGCCGCCTCGGCGGCGTGTTCCGCGTCACCGAGGGTCTGCAGGCCGACTTCGGCGAGAGACGGGTGATCGACACGCCCCTCGCGGAGTCCGCGATCGTGGGCACCGCGATCGGCCTCGCCATGGGCGGCTTCCGCCCCGTCTGCGAGATCCAGTTCGACGGCTTCGTGTTCCCCGCCTTCGACCAGATCACCGCGCAGCTCGCCAAGCTGACGTACCGCCACGAAGGTGCGCTCCAGCTGCCCGTCGTGATCCGCATCCCGTACGGCGGGCACATCGGCGCGGTGGAGCATCACCAGGAGAGCCCGGAGACGTACTTCACCCACACCCCCGGACTGCGCGTGGTGAGCCCGTCGACCGCGAACGACGCGTACTGGATGATGCAGCAGGCCATCGCCTCGCCCGATCCGGTCATCTTCCTCGAGCCCAAGAGCCGCTACTGGGTCAAGGGAGAAGTGGATGTCGCGGCCCCCGCGCTCCCGCTGCACGCGAGTCGCATCGTCCGCCGCGGCACCGACGTCACCCTCGTCGCGCACGGCGCGATGGTCGCCACCGCTCTCCAGGCCGCGGCGCTCGCGGAATCGGAGGGCACGAGCGTCGAGGTCATCGATCTGCGGTCGCTGTCGCCGGTGGACTACGGGCCCATCCTCGACTCGGTCCGCCGCACCGGTCGTATGGTCTACGCGCAGGAGGCCCCCGGATTCGTGTCGCTCGGAAGCGAGATCAGCGCCACCGTCATGGAGCGGGCGTTCTACTCGCTCGAGGCGCCGGTGCTGCGCGTGTCCGGCTTCAACACCCCGTTCCCGCCCGCGAAGCTCGAAGGCGTCTACCTGCCCGACGCCGACCGCATCCTCGAAGCCGTCGACCGCGCGCTGGCCTACTGA
- a CDS encoding thiamine pyrophosphate-dependent dehydrogenase E1 component subunit alpha, producing the protein MTPSEDPALVRVLAADGSLAHTAAAEPYLPIIEALSDADLERFYRDMAVIRAFDQQATNLQRQGQLALWPPSFGQEAAQVGSARAARPQDHLFPSYREHVVARIRGVDMLDIIRVMRGLTHGGWNPFDPKNGNTHLYTLVLGAQTLHATGLAMSMAFDGRCGTGDPERDEAVIVYYGDGASSQGDVHEAMVFAASYRTPEVFFLQNNQWAISVPVSTQSRTPLYRRGEGIGIPSIQVDGNDVLASYAVSRVALDEARAGEGPRAIEAMTYRMGAHTTSDDPTKYRTAEEEQSWALRDPIERMRLFLRGRGASDAFFADVEAEGRALADDVRVRTVALETLQTAQIFDNVYASPHPLVDEERAWLARYEASFEEGAS; encoded by the coding sequence GTGACTCCGTCCGAAGATCCCGCGCTCGTGCGCGTGCTGGCGGCCGACGGGTCGCTGGCCCACACGGCCGCCGCCGAGCCGTACCTCCCGATCATCGAGGCGCTCAGCGACGCCGACCTCGAGCGCTTCTACCGCGACATGGCCGTCATCCGCGCCTTCGACCAGCAGGCGACGAACCTCCAGCGGCAGGGGCAGCTGGCCCTCTGGCCGCCGAGCTTCGGCCAGGAGGCCGCGCAGGTCGGATCGGCCCGCGCCGCCCGCCCGCAGGACCACCTCTTCCCCTCCTACCGCGAGCACGTCGTCGCGCGCATCCGCGGGGTCGACATGCTCGACATCATCCGCGTCATGCGCGGCCTGACCCACGGCGGGTGGAACCCCTTCGACCCGAAGAACGGCAACACGCACCTCTACACGCTGGTGCTCGGCGCACAGACGCTGCACGCCACGGGCCTCGCCATGAGCATGGCGTTCGACGGCCGATGCGGCACGGGCGACCCCGAGCGCGACGAAGCCGTCATCGTCTACTACGGCGACGGCGCCTCGAGCCAGGGCGACGTGCACGAGGCGATGGTGTTCGCCGCGAGCTACCGCACGCCCGAGGTGTTCTTCCTGCAGAACAACCAGTGGGCCATCTCGGTGCCCGTCTCGACGCAGTCGCGCACACCGCTCTACCGCCGCGGCGAGGGGATCGGCATCCCGAGCATCCAGGTCGACGGCAACGACGTGCTCGCCAGCTACGCCGTCTCGCGCGTCGCCCTCGACGAGGCGCGCGCCGGCGAGGGCCCGCGCGCGATCGAGGCGATGACCTACCGGATGGGTGCTCACACCACGAGCGACGACCCGACGAAGTACCGCACCGCCGAGGAGGAGCAGTCCTGGGCGCTGCGGGATCCGATCGAGCGGATGCGCCTCTTCCTGCGCGGACGCGGCGCCTCCGACGCGTTCTTCGCCGACGTCGAGGCCGAGGGCCGGGCGCTCGCCGACGACGTCCGCGTGCGCACCGTCGCCCTCGAGACCCTGCAGACGGCCCAGATCTTCGACAACGTCTACGCCTCCCCGCATCCGCTCGTCGACGAGGAGCGCGCGTGGCTGGCCCGGTACGAGGCATCCTTCGAGGAGGGCGCATCATGA
- a CDS encoding histidinol-phosphate transaminase produces MTDEQGPRPAPVRIRPEIAALPPYRQGKQAGADAFKLSSNENPFDPLPGVVEALRATVAVNRYPDATASRLRHRLATRFGVDPDGVHIGAGSVSILAQLMLAVSGPGDEIVYAWRSFEAYPGLVLIAGATPVEVPLTEDARHDLPAMAAAVTDRTRAVIVCSPNNPTGTAVTHDEFEQFVASVPKDVLIILDEAYAEFVTAPGSVDGMRVLGVSRHPNVVALRTFSKAFGLAGLRVGYAIGDSRILDAARSTSIPLSVTAQAEEAALASLAAESELLERVRHISARRDALAAGLRQAGWRVPDAQGNFVWLPTGADTLAAAAAFEEEGLIVRPFAGEGMRISVGEEESVEKVLRIAASVVQTLPEAHAGRALA; encoded by the coding sequence GTGACAGACGAACAGGGCCCCCGCCCCGCCCCCGTCCGCATCCGCCCCGAGATCGCGGCGCTGCCGCCCTATCGCCAGGGCAAGCAGGCCGGCGCCGACGCGTTCAAGCTCTCCAGCAACGAGAACCCGTTCGATCCGCTTCCCGGGGTCGTCGAGGCGCTGCGGGCCACGGTCGCGGTCAACCGATACCCGGATGCCACGGCCTCCCGTCTGCGCCACCGTCTCGCCACGCGATTCGGCGTCGACCCCGACGGCGTGCACATCGGCGCCGGCAGCGTGTCGATCCTGGCGCAGCTCATGCTCGCCGTCTCCGGTCCCGGCGACGAGATCGTCTACGCGTGGAGATCGTTCGAGGCCTACCCCGGACTCGTCCTCATCGCGGGCGCCACCCCCGTCGAGGTGCCGCTCACCGAGGACGCGCGCCACGACCTGCCGGCGATGGCCGCGGCCGTGACCGACCGCACGCGCGCGGTCATCGTGTGCAGCCCGAACAACCCGACCGGCACCGCGGTGACGCACGACGAGTTCGAGCAGTTCGTGGCATCCGTCCCGAAGGACGTCCTGATCATCCTCGACGAGGCCTACGCGGAGTTCGTCACCGCGCCGGGCTCCGTCGACGGCATGAGGGTGCTCGGCGTCTCGCGCCACCCGAACGTCGTCGCCCTCCGCACGTTCTCGAAGGCGTTCGGGCTCGCCGGACTCCGGGTCGGCTACGCCATCGGCGACTCCCGCATCCTCGACGCCGCGCGCAGCACGAGCATCCCGCTGTCGGTCACCGCGCAGGCCGAGGAGGCGGCGCTGGCGAGCCTTGCCGCCGAGTCCGAACTGCTGGAGCGGGTGCGCCACATCTCCGCCCGGCGCGACGCGCTCGCCGCAGGGCTCCGCCAGGCCGGCTGGCGCGTCCCCGACGCGCAGGGCAACTTCGTCTGGCTGCCGACCGGCGCCGACACCCTGGCCGCCGCCGCGGCCTTCGAAGAGGAGGGCCTCATCGTCCGACCCTTCGCGGGCGAGGGCATGCGCATCTCGGTAGGCGAGGAGGAGTCTGTCGAGAAGGTCCTACGGATCGCGGCATCCGTTGTCCAGACCCTCCCAGAAGCCCACGCGGGTCGGGCGTTAGCGTAG
- a CDS encoding phage holin family protein, with product MRFLIRVVINAFAIWVVTLIPALQVRVIAFPPGDTLQLVLTLLLVAVIFALVNSIIGTVIKVLAFPLYVLTLGLIGLVINAFLLWLTAWITSFWSWGLRVEDFWWGVVAAIIISLINWVFGLILRPEKKRD from the coding sequence ATGCGCTTCCTCATCCGCGTCGTCATCAACGCCTTCGCGATCTGGGTCGTCACCCTGATCCCCGCGCTGCAGGTGCGGGTCATCGCCTTCCCGCCCGGAGACACGCTGCAGCTCGTGCTGACGCTGCTGCTGGTGGCGGTGATCTTCGCCCTCGTCAACTCGATCATCGGCACGGTCATCAAGGTGCTGGCGTTCCCGCTGTACGTCCTGACGCTCGGCCTCATCGGGCTGGTCATCAACGCGTTCCTCCTCTGGCTGACGGCGTGGATCACCTCGTTCTGGAGCTGGGGCCTGCGGGTCGAGGACTTCTGGTGGGGCGTGGTCGCGGCGATCATCATCTCGCTGATCAACTGGGTGTTCGGCCTCATCCTGCGCCCGGAGAAGAAGCGGGACTGA
- a CDS encoding low molecular weight protein-tyrosine-phosphatase, which yields MTASAQEPFRVVFVCTGNICRSPMADIVFRQLAREAGLGDRVGSSSAGTADFHVGEPADHRTLAALQRRGYDGRRHRGRQFSHDDFVRNDLVVALDRSHERILHGWARSEADTGKIALLLSFDRSAGTLDVPDPYYAGPGMFDEVLGMIEAAGRSLFHQLEPAIRPSAPTGPSTTPQ from the coding sequence GTGACCGCGAGCGCCCAGGAGCCGTTCCGCGTCGTCTTCGTCTGCACCGGCAACATCTGCCGGTCGCCGATGGCCGACATCGTGTTCCGGCAGCTGGCCCGCGAGGCGGGTCTGGGGGATCGGGTCGGCTCCTCCAGCGCCGGCACGGCGGACTTCCATGTCGGCGAGCCTGCCGACCACCGCACCCTCGCCGCGCTGCAGCGGCGCGGGTACGACGGCCGCCGACACCGCGGCCGTCAGTTCTCGCACGACGACTTCGTGCGCAACGACCTCGTCGTGGCCCTCGATCGCAGCCACGAGCGGATCCTGCACGGCTGGGCGCGCTCGGAGGCCGACACCGGCAAGATCGCCCTCCTACTGTCGTTCGACCGCAGCGCGGGCACGCTCGACGTGCCCGATCCGTACTATGCCGGGCCCGGAATGTTCGATGAGGTCCTCGGTATGATCGAGGCCGCAGGCAGGTCGCTGTTCCATCAGCTCGAGCCGGCGATCCGCCCGTCGGCTCCGACAGGGCCTTCCACCACCCCGCAGTGA
- the purB gene encoding adenylosuccinate lyase: protein MPALPPQPLSPLDGRYRAQVAGLTDHLSEAGLNRARVEVEVEWLIVLTDRALFGTSPLSEEGKARLRALYLDFGQAEIDWLADKEAVTRHDVKAVEYLVRDRLTELGLDGIAELTHFACTSEDVNSASYALTVRRAVLEVWLPRLEQVIATLRELAEQHRDAPMLARTHGQPATPTTMGKELAVFAWRLERVAAQVRGTDFLAKFSGATGTWSAHVAAEPDVDWPELSRAFIEGLGIGFNPLTTQIESHDWQVELYDRIRHAGGILHNLATDIWTYISLAYFTQIPVAGATGSSTMPHKINPIRFENAEANLEISGGLLATLAGTLVTSRLQRDLTDSTTQRNIGVALGHSLLALDNLQRGLGEISLAQPVLDADLEANQEVLAEAIQTVVRAEIAAGRSQISDPYALLKDLTRGRRVGADDMAAFVKGLDIGDAARERLLALTPRTYTGLASQLVDLRHDES, encoded by the coding sequence GTGCCCGCTCTCCCCCCTCAGCCCCTCAGCCCCCTCGACGGGCGCTACCGCGCACAGGTCGCCGGCCTGACGGACCACCTGTCGGAGGCCGGGCTGAACCGCGCCCGTGTCGAGGTCGAGGTCGAGTGGCTCATCGTCCTGACCGACCGCGCCCTCTTCGGCACCTCGCCGCTGTCGGAGGAGGGCAAGGCGCGGCTGCGCGCCCTGTACCTCGACTTCGGTCAGGCCGAGATCGACTGGCTGGCCGACAAGGAGGCCGTCACCCGGCACGACGTGAAGGCCGTCGAATACCTCGTGCGCGACCGCCTCACCGAGCTCGGACTCGACGGGATCGCCGAGCTCACGCACTTCGCCTGCACGAGCGAGGACGTCAACTCCGCCTCCTACGCCCTGACCGTCCGCCGTGCGGTGCTGGAGGTCTGGCTGCCCCGGCTCGAGCAGGTCATCGCGACCCTCCGCGAGCTCGCCGAGCAGCACCGCGATGCGCCGATGCTCGCCCGCACGCACGGCCAGCCGGCCACTCCGACCACGATGGGCAAGGAGCTCGCGGTGTTCGCGTGGCGGCTCGAGCGCGTCGCGGCGCAGGTGCGCGGCACCGACTTCCTCGCGAAGTTCTCCGGCGCCACCGGCACCTGGTCCGCGCACGTCGCCGCCGAGCCCGACGTCGACTGGCCCGAGCTGAGCCGCGCGTTCATCGAGGGCCTCGGCATCGGCTTCAACCCGCTGACGACGCAGATCGAGTCGCACGACTGGCAGGTCGAGCTGTACGACCGCATCCGGCACGCCGGCGGCATCCTGCACAACCTCGCGACGGACATCTGGACCTACATCTCGCTCGCGTACTTCACGCAGATCCCCGTGGCCGGGGCCACCGGCTCGTCGACGATGCCCCACAAGATCAACCCGATCCGATTCGAGAACGCCGAGGCGAACCTCGAGATCTCGGGCGGCCTGCTGGCGACCCTGGCCGGCACGCTCGTCACCAGCCGCCTGCAGCGCGACCTCACCGACTCGACCACGCAGCGCAACATCGGCGTCGCCCTCGGGCACTCGCTGCTGGCACTCGACAACCTCCAGCGCGGTCTCGGCGAGATCTCGCTGGCGCAGCCGGTGCTCGACGCCGACCTGGAGGCGAACCAGGAGGTGCTCGCCGAGGCGATCCAGACGGTCGTGCGCGCCGAGATCGCCGCCGGCCGCTCGCAGATCAGCGACCCCTACGCGCTGCTGAAGGACCTCACGCGGGGCCGCCGGGTGGGTGCGGACGACATGGCCGCCTTCGTGAAGGGCCTCGACATCGGGGATGCTGCACGCGAGCGTCTGCTCGCCCTCACCCCGCGTACCTACACCGGTCTCGCCTCGCAGCTGGTCGACCTGCGCCACGACGAAAGCTGA